The DNA window TGCTTGTGTCTGGGGAGCACTACTCAACTCTTGTAAAATGCATAAAAACACAGAAGTCGCAGAAGAAACCGCTGCTCAGATATTCAACCTTGAGTCTGGGATGACGGGAAGCTACATGTTGCTCTGTAATTTATATGCTGTAAATGGAAGGTGGAAGGATTCAGCAAATGTGAGGATATCAGCGAAGACACAGGGTTTGAAAAAAGCTCCAGGACAAAGTTGGATTGAGGTGAAAAAGAAGGTTTACATGTTCTTAGCAGGACAACCTATGGATTCAGAGATGGAAGATGTTCATATAATGCTTAATATTCTAAGCCATCATATGGCTAAAGAAGGATGCACACCTCGAAAGAGCTTTGCTTTACAATGTGCAGAAGAACAAGAAGATTATCTGTATTAAGCATCATGAAGAATTCTGTGTCTATGCTCGATGCAGGAAAACTACAATCTAATCTTTAAACCCGCCCAAAGCCATTGTTCGATAACGAAAGATCTGCCCTTTGCAAGAACTTATGTGAACAGGTGACCTCCCTTCCAGTctttctatatatttatttcaggGGTCAGCTATATGAGTTTGCTGTGCAGTCACTTCATCACTCAGGTAAGTACTATTTCATTTTCCAGGAAAAGGTGTCAcatcttgatatatttttacTCGCTATATGATTTCATTCTATCTTTTGAAGTCTCAATGCATGTTTAAAAGTACTAATTGTTCGCTAATCTGCTGAATTGGGTCAAAATCTGATGAGCCTGCATGATGGATAGGATTCAGTTGTATTTTCGTACAATAAGGAAGGAATAATTAGATTGAACCAATACATTTATGTTTTACTCTTAGATTTATCCAGGCTTGAGTTGCCATGTCgccagtggcggatccaggatttagactccgtgggtgccaaatagacttatcgattaaattaattttatatttgattaaattattcgtcttttcgatataaattaattttagttctctaatttttcttaaaagaacgTGTGCAGCAATTTcctatttcttaaaaaaacgtctttctcaaaaaaataggtacaaatgGGATTCGAACCCGCAACATCAGCCTTCTAAAGTTGCCCTCCTACCGTGGCATCACAAGCCAATTTTGTtctgtatatatagagttttcgtcgaagttcgggggtggcgtggcacccccaaACCCCTTAATAGATCCGCCACTGCATGTCGCAAGGAGCTTGTGGAAACTGGGAAATTAAAGAAGCAATTGAAAGTTGGGTAGGAAATCACTGATCCCTTAGTTTCTTAAACAAATTGGTGATTGGATGCCATTGAAACTGAAGTCTCATTTATGTAAGCTGCACATGAAGGAAATGATGTTTTTAACAAAGTGGAAATGGTGAAGATGATGAAAGTTTGGCCTTCTATGTACCTCGGTGTTGTCATAGACAAGGAAGAATGTGAAATGTATATAAAGTGCATTCAGCCTTTCTCCTAGTTTAACAATTTGTATCAAGAAATCGGAATAGTGAATGTACACCATCACTATAATTTGACTCATGAAATCACAAGTAAACTAATTTGTTTACTGCCTATTTATTACTTGCATCACATGTCTAAAAGTCTGAACCTTCATTTTTCCAGTAAAACCATCTGGAGCTTTACGATGAGTGAAGGCCTCAGCAGACGAATGGAAGCTAGTTTTGCATACCAATTGATTGTTGACACTTAAAAGAAAGGAAGAACAAAACATGCACCACTCGTTGGGAGTTCGGGCAAAATTGAGGAGTCAGTTGACTCTCAGAGATTATTTCCTCTTGTGGATCTCTCTACTACAAAAATTCAGCGAAGTACAGTTTGGGAAGGTAAGCAACGTAGCAGCACCTGTAGATCTTGATCTTCAAGCATGTGTAAGGGCTCACCCTCTTCCTTCAATTGGAGTCTGTTCCCTTGTTGAATAGCTTCATCATTGTGAAATGAACAAGTGTCAAAACTAGAGTCCAAAAtatagaaagaaataaagaaaaagaagagaaattcTTACAATGCTATAACCtgttctctttttatttattatttttccttcttaATGGCTATACTATGGTTCATTGGGGAATAGATATCGAGTGGTTTTGAGATTGAaatagttctttttttaaaaaaaaaaactaaaaagcgAGATCAGGATTTAAGTTCTATGTTCTATAATTATGAATAACATTTCTCTATGTATTGTAGACTATATTACAATGTGCAAAACTACTCTGGAAATGCCATAAAAGATCCATCCAAAAAAAAGCAAATCTTTGTTGAAGGCTTGAAGCCATAATCTATTCATTTTCCCTAAAACTGAGCAAACTATGTTAATAGACAAATGAAAATCAAAGACTTATATGTTGTTTAAATTCATCATTCAATCTTTGAAATCCTTTAAATGCTTAAACTCAACATCACACAATTAAATAATCAAAGAATAGAAATTGAACAAAGGGCAATACTGACCTGTGTTGATCAAATGTTTGATCATGTTCGAAACTTCCGAAACCTGAAATCCCCTCAAGAATAGGGTCCTTAATATTGTCAAATTGGTCATTAACAGATAGTTGCTTCATCATAGAATTGGGAGCCGATGTAGACGTGGATTCTTGTTCATGCAAGGTCCAAGGAAAGTTAATATCTGTTAAATCTAATTGCCCATCTTGAATTCCATCATATTGCTGATCATCTTCTGCTTGCTGATCACAACGAGGATGATTATAGAAACTATCATGAGGATTGTACTGATCTATTGGCTGTTGATCATACGAAGATgcattgttattattattcacCAAAGCATCTGCTTGATTCACAACGCCATCACAATTATTATCATTAAATGATTCCGCAGTTGCATGATGATCTGTTAATATCTGTTGTTGTTCAGatgcagcagcagcagcagcagcctGTGCCCTGCAGTACGCGAGTTGATGAATAACAATATCCAGCTCCGCTTTGCAATAATCAATGTGACGTTGCAGGTCTCTGATTATACGGTAACAACCACCAACAGGATCATTAGCACGAACATCAGATTGAAAGATGATGGTCCGCATTGCCTCATCTTTGAACGGTTGATCAAGGTGGCGAATGATCTTGGTAATGTTGCTGACCCCAAACAATTTATGAGCATTGAGGAACTGTCGTTGACGATCATGTGGAAAATAAGGGGCAAGAACACAGTCAGGGGCACATTTTCGACGTTGGTATTTACATGCAGCGCAAGCTTGGCCTGCACCACTGACACGAAGGAGGACATTCTTATCATTGTTATTATGAACACGTTTAGTGTACTTATTATGATTGAGATTGTTGTGATCAGTGATGAATGTATGAGGAGTTTGGTGAATAggaatgttgttgttattattattattattattattggggGTGGCAAAGGAGGTCATTTGATTCTGCATATTGTAATATTATAAGTTTGTCAAAGGGAGATTTGTGCTGCGTCTCCGGCGGGGATGGAGAAAAAGGATTAGATTagagagttttcttttgagttccCTCCCTTCTTTTCTCCTTGCCAATATAACTAACTCTCACAAAATGAGAGGCTCACAAATCTTCTTTATATTTCacataatagtaataataattaataatgtcGTTTAATCAGAGTAAAATTTATCCGTGTATACACCAATTCAATACCATGTATTTGAATTTATAGTTTACttaatcttaattaattaacatgtgttttactttattaaatcatgtgataaaaaaaattgcattagTTTGATGTATACAAGTGTGGTAAGTTTTTACCACttaatctctctctctcgcttacTTGTTCTCTAATAATAAAGGTTAAAAtgtgttttgttttgtttagtttCATTTTAATGTTTCGGTAAAAGCTCATGTTTTTGTAAATTTCTCACGTGGCATTCAGCATGTACATAGTGATAAACTGATGATATGATAGCAATGTGGTAGAGTAGTAAGTACTTCCTCATCCATAACCAAGAAATTTCAGGTTTGAGTTCTCTTGGGTATGAAGTTGTCTTTTTAACCAAGAGGTTTCCGGTTCGAGTCTCCTTAAGTATGGAGTTGCCTTTGAACCAAGAGGTTTCGGGTTCGAGTCCCCTTGGGtacggagtcgcctttgttagggagaGTTTTACTCCCTAATGTGGGACTTCTCTGAGCGAATCTGAATTTAGTCGGGCTCTAGTGTGgtgttaaaaaattatacttttttttttcaatttgtttgttttactttttttgtttgtttcgaaacattaaaaaatgtttctttcttttttgtcaatttttaagtttaactatccacatgacatatttaagaccacaaaattaaaaaatattttggtatatatatcTAACTTAGTTTAACACcataagattcaaaaatctcttactttttaaaattttgtatcaagtcaaaattgaacaaaaaaaaaaacgaatgAATTACTGTTTATAGAAAAAGTAAatgttttttattaaaaagaaagaaataactttgtatataaaaataattttaaatatactaaGCATTATGCATCTTATAAAATTAGAAGAATAgactttaaatataaaatataattaaaagagtATTATGGTAAGTTTAATATCACTCAGTTTTGTCAGCCTCTTGTATCTCTAGATTCGAAGTCTAACAGAACCGTCGCCGGCGATTCCTAACAACGCATATCTCCATCTCATTGATCTTCTATTGACGAAATGAGCTTCTGATGAATTTTTCGTTAGCAAATCGAACGCATCTAGGTTCAATAACTTTGTCAATAAACAACTTTTTTGAAAGCCAAACAAAGAGTACCCAAGACTGTTCGTGAGGTTTGTAGCCTGTTCTTCTAACATATCAATAAGTTCACCATTAAAAAGAAGATATCTATCCCACAACTTAAAAACTATCTATATATACATGaagttagtatttttttattcaaaaagttAGAAACATATGTCATGTCAACAATCTACTAAAGTTGTGTCTGCGGTTAGACAAATGCGTATGTCACCATTCGATGTGTCTGTGGATAGACAAATGCATATGTCACCATTCGTTGGATAAGATATCTCTTGATTATTGTTATGAACTTCTACCTTGTAATTTGTTTTTGCTTCTTACATTTGACTTCAAGAACTCGACATACTAATTGGTTACTATATATCAAGTTCTCAACtaaatttttctttcattaataaataaacatgtTAAATGTGATGTATAGACTTGACACTGCGATAAACTTGggtgaaaatattattagaacataattatattaatgacccttttggtcatttctgtgtcttcccttctgtgtgtcgtttagagcgttcttgtagcgaccccaagtcatttatgacttacTGGGACTGagagttcggtcacctggtcgttcgtttggttatagtgtgagttttagtgttttggagcttataaaccttgaacgatcattttctatcaaaagttcaaaaagatgacatcggaattcatttttgatgattccatcagctccggaagggtcattttaggctagtagcatggtcggcatgactcccgaggttttcagtatGAGTCGGTGCAATTAgtcgttttaactttaagtttaagcctaagtttgagtttggtcaacattctgagtaaacgcgctcgaatgagaattccgtcagcgcggttagctccgtaatgtcaagtttggtctagattgacctttcttttgtgtctagaggttttcaatatttttcggAGCTCTTTTGTGGTTTAtgacttaaaatgacatttGGATGTGGAACCcactttttgtcaagatgacCTCGTATGAAAATTTTGACTGTGCTATTGAGTtcgaaatatcaaatttggtatggttgcataatttgtttgcgtgcacggggttccaaATGAattcggagcaccccgtcggagtttttaagttttggaatttttttttgcagaaaatctgctatAAATGGAGAAATAACAGCAACATTTTCCAAActtaaaaccctcataactctctcatctctcaaccgaatTAGATGATTCGAAGTGCGAGAGCTTTGTATTTTTGGTGTCTTCGCTGTAGACTGTTCGGAAGTTGTTGGGTGCGCATAGTTCGAGATAAATTTCGCGATAAACCTGACTGCTGTACCCTTTTGcgagtttttgtttttgtcatctttgttttggtcatatctcactcattttagctcggttttgggtgattcgaagtcctGCATGTTGGAAATTGTCTTGGCTTCGTTGTAGAGTGTTCAAAGAGTGCTGGGCACCATTAGATCCTTGTAGATTTCGAGTTTAGCCTGCTGCAATGTTTTCATTTAAGTAGATTAAAGTGtggttttcttgcttgttgggtTTTGCTACGTTTTGAGCCctgaattgtgttccattttgaaACACAAGTTTGGGGTGCTATTTAGGGTGTCTTGACGGAGTCAAATTCGGACAGTTTAGTGCGGGTCCCACGAATCCCGTTTTGACCCCAAAATTGGCCCGTCTCCATTTCTTACGATTTTAGTGTCTAAACTACCGTAATAACgctgtgactctatttttgatagcgtgACAGCGTTTTGAGGccgttcggaaagggaaagctccggagAAGTGATTTTAGAGCGCATGTGATCGGCATACAGGTAGGTTACGATTTCCCTCTCctagattgagctcgagaatgtgaatgcatgttgattagttgggatttgggttgggtagttattgaatcacgTATAGgtgtttaaaaattatgttttcggcctatttcgagaattatcaggtaactgtgagcatgctttgttttattaatttacccTCCTCtctatgtggagtgcttgcatgcttaattattgtttatttgaagcatgttgggccttagtttaggtttgactagggtttgccttagaaatacatgattcgtatccgataggccttagttttgcc is part of the Solanum stenotomum isolate F172 chromosome 8, ASM1918654v1, whole genome shotgun sequence genome and encodes:
- the LOC125874724 gene encoding LOB domain-containing protein 22-like, producing MQNQMTSFATPNNNNNNNNNNIPIHQTPHTFITDHNNLNHNKYTKRVHNNNDKNVLLRVSGAGQACAACKYQRRKCAPDCVLAPYFPHDRQRQFLNAHKLFGVSNITKIIRHLDQPFKDEAMRTIIFQSDVRANDPVGGCYRIIRDLQRHIDYCKAELDIVIHQLAYCRAQAAAAAAASEQQQILTDHHATAESFNDNNCDGVVNQADALVNNNNNASSYDQQPIDQYNPHDSFYNHPRCDQQAEDDQQYDGIQDGQLDLTDINFPWTLHEQESTSTSAPNSMMKQLSVNDQFDNIKDPILEGISGFGSFEHDQTFDQHSYSTREQTPIEGRG